The Rhinolophus sinicus isolate RSC01 linkage group LG07, ASM3656204v1, whole genome shotgun sequence genomic interval GTGATAGGGCAGGGCGATGGGAGAGAGGATGGGACCACAGGTCTAGAGGAATAGGAGCCTGGTACTGAGGCCCTGAGGCTCACACCACCCCTAGCAGGTGTCACCATCACCTGTCAGGTTGGGGGACTGGCCTCCGGGAAGAGGCCTGGCAGAGGCTCCTGCAGGGCCGTGGGCAGAAGGAGGGGGCCTGCCCTGTCCTGCCAGGAACATGCGGCCTGTGGCCCTCAGAGCCACCGTAGCTGTGGGGGCCTGCCAGCCCAAGGTGGGCCACATGGCAGCAGCCCCTGGGAAAAAGCTCCTACTGAGCTGGCAAGGGTGCCACTTCCAAAGGTGGCTGCTGACAGGTCATTACAAGCCCCCAGGGTACCCTCACTCACCTCCCAACCCAAGAAGCAAGTGCTGTTGTTACCTGagatagatggggaaactgaggctgagatgCCAGCCTGCTGGGGCCCGCACAGAAAGTGACCAGCAGGAGAGGGCCAGGCAGCCCGGTGTGTCTGCCCTGGAGGTCAGGGCATCCCTCAGGAGGAGCACCCGTGTCCTCAGTGGTGCACCAGAACTCTGGGGACAGTCCCTGTTTGAGGGCCAACGTGGCCTGTCACCAGCGCCCCAGCCACCTGGCCCCAGGCTGGCTTGGCGCTTCTGCAGAATGTCCATGTGGGCACCCCCTTCCCACTGAGCCTCCAGCCACCTTGcaaggtggggtggaggggtctCCCGGGGACAAGATGCCTGGCACGGGAGGGACCTGATCTCACTGCGTCTGCTGAGATGCTCACTGACACGTGTCCAGGGTGGTACATACACCCCCAAGGCCCAGGAGCTCCCAACACCGCGGGGCCCGCTGGGGCCACCAACAAGCAGGGTCTGTAGGACAACCCCTCCTAGCAGGCCTCCCTGCCCTGGCTCCAGGCCCTGTGTCAGCACCCCTGATGGCCTCCAGGCCAGCCTCTTCCCCCCAGGACATTCCCAAGTGCTGATGACCGTGGCCCCTCGCAGCTCCGCCACCTGGACCCCCAACAGCATTGCACACGAGCTTGGCCCCGGCTTCCTGCACCAGCCCCTGAAGCCCTAGCCTCACCCGCCCACGGAAGCCCATCTTCCCCAGTAGAAGCAGTTCCCAGCTTCCCCTTCTGGGAGGTGGCCGGAGCGGCTGTCCCCCAAACAGCATCGCTGACACTTCAAAGCATACTTGTCCACCAGGAGACCTCTGACCCCACACAGAGCAGGAAACCCTGCTCACCAATGCCAGCAGATCAAACACCTGGCTTCCACGTACCTCAGCTCAGGCTTTAatcctcaaaaaatgaaacacaaatgtCAATCAGGCAAAAGCACCTGGGGCTTTGGTGCCAAAAGGAGCCAGATACCCACGCTCCCAGAGCTGCGCGCACCGCTGGGCACGGGCACAGCCCCTGAACCGAGATCAGAGGAGATGTGGGCACAGGCCCCTCAGCAGGCAAGTACCTGACAGCAGCAGCCCTGAACACACTGGGCTGCATTTTCCCAGCGCCGGGGTCCCTGCCAGCCGGACCACTGTCCCCataactacccaccatgacccgGGATCTGAAGGTCATTCTGAGGACTGACCAGCTCTCCACTCCCTCGCTGACAGCATGTGCCCACGGCACACACGAGAGCGGCCAACCCTCTATGCTGGCCCCCAGACCAGGCCAAAGGCAGGACATGGCCAAAGGGCTGGGCCAGGGGTGGCAAAGAGTACAGAGAGAGGCAGGGCACGGCCGATGGACCCCAGGCCAGCAGGACGTGGCTGCGGCCCGTGGTCCTGGCTGAGCCAGGCCACAGCAGACAGATACTCTGGGAAGAAGACACCAGGGCATCTGACCTTTTTCTGAATCCCTGCCCTCGGTGAGCCAGCCACCCGTCCCCTGGGGTGCCCTCCTTTGAGACCCTCACTGGCTCAAGGCTAGCGGTCAGTGCCACGTCCATCCCCAGCATGAAGGTCCAGAACTGACAGGAGGTGGACCTGGTTCAGGGGAGGAGAGGTTTGTGCTCAGACCCCCAGAGCCATTCAGGGTGGTGAGCAGGTCTGACACAGGAAGCAggcggggaggagggtggggacaaGCCCCTCAGAGTCGCTGCAATCCTGGGACCCCACCACGTGTGGCCTGGCAGGCAGGCCCCAGGTACACCAGGGGCCCCAGACACCCCTTCCCCAGCCACACGTTAGCCACCCCTAAGGCCTGACGGCTCATCTCCTGGGAAACTGTGGCACCACACAAGTGGGCAAGCAAGAGGCCCAGCCAGACAAAGTCGTCTGAAGGTCAAGGAGACTTTGGAAAAGGCCCAGCTGGGGTGGAGAACTGCTCTCGTCCTCTGAACAGCACTGGACCCCATCTCTGCTCTGTGGGCAGGACAGTAGGCCATGGAGCCAGGCGGAAGGCCACGGCTGCCGCCAAGGGGACTCCACCTGAGGCAGCCTGGAGCCTCTGGGGCCCTACGGCCTGCATGAGGCCAACCAGGGAGGAGCAGGAAGAGTCAGGAGCAGGGCCAGTGACCTCCTGGACACACCCCACTGCCCAGGCACCAGCTGGTGGCAGCTCTCAGAGGACACAGCCAGCACCTCAGGGCCCGTGGGAAGCCTGTGGCAGGCGGCCCCAGCCCTTCAGCCATGTCCCCATACCCCATGTGGTGACCACAGACATGCCACGTGGCGATGCCTTCAATCCCCCCGAGGTGCCACCCCCAGTTCTCAAAGGCGTAAGGCCTGTGGCTGGAGGGAGAGACGGAGGGCAAGGCAGCAGCCCAGGGACAGACCCCAGAGCCACCTCCAGAAGCCTGAGCACCTGGCTACCTGCTGACGGAGGAGAGCTCACCTGGcaccggggtgggggtgggggtggggctgacatCTGAGGGCAGGCGACTCAGCGACCGTCCTCCTTCCTGCCAAGTCAAGGCCCCAGGACAGTGCCTGACCTGCGTGCGAGCAGGAGAAAGGTGGCAGCTGCAGGCTTCAGGAAGGAAGGTGCATCCCTGAGTGACTAACGGGAGAGGAGCCTGTACCCTCCCTGTACTCGCCCATTGGTCAGAACCGGCGCCTTTAAACACACACCCCTTTCTCCGAAAGGGTAACATATGAAGAGGGAACCCTTGCACTGCACTTTGCAAAACGGCCACCAAACACAGACTAGCTTCGTTCCTGAACAAGCAGCTGACGATTAGCCAACTTTTAAAGCATCTCTTCTGTGGTCTGCAAAGCTGGATGACAGTGCCAGCCAGCAGGAGATTTTCCGATGGCCCCTTCGGAGCAGCGTGCCAGACGCCTGGGGACATCCCCGAGCCCCCTGGGCTGCAGGACCCAGCACAGAGGGACAGCCTTGATGCAGACACAGGCTCGGGACGCCAGGAAGGAAGCCGCCCTCTGTGTGCACTCACCTGGTCCGGGAGCCCCCGTCACGTTTCAAACTGGGTTAAGAGCTCCCTGACTTCTGGGGCCACGTGCTGCGCGGCGCTGGCAGCCTCGGTTATGGCTTTCCTGTACAACCCCTTCTTCTTGCGGTTAAATCTCAGTTTGAAAAATTCAGAGAAAGGGGAGAGTTTTGAAGTGGACAAGAATGACGTAGTTGGAGACCCAAACCATGAGACTTTGGCTTCTTGCCAAGAGGGCTCCCCGTCCTCCTTCTGGCTAAGGCTGATGTCAAGCACACGTGCTGGCCACCAAGGGAAACCATGAATCTTACCCCACACGATGTCCCCTACGGCCACGGTCCTTCCGTCCTCGGTAATGCACTTGGAGACACTCTGTGTGTGCAGCCTGACCGTCAGGGGCGGGACCGTCTGCCCCACATCCTTGGACGAGGACGGCACAGATACGCCATCACCGGAGGAAAAGTCACACGTGTCTAGTGACGTGACTTCTGAGCTGGACGATTTGGACTCGTCCAGGCTGTCGCTGCTCCACACCGACTCACTGGCACAGTCTGTCCTGCTTCCAGGGCAGGTGGTAAGAAGAGCCAGGCCGTCATGCCTGGCTTTGCCCTGGGGACACTTCTTCAAGTCATCGTCCTCACCAGAACTTGCAGAAGACACATCTGCCAGCCCACGGGGCGCAGAGCCGCTGGCAGGGAGAGCGGGTGAGCCGGGCCGGGGGCCTCGCCCGTGGCCGTTGAGCTCCTCCACCAGCTCGGCTCTGTAGACGGGCTCCTGCTCACCAGCACCCAGGCGGTGGGGCTTCAGGCGGATCTTGGGGGGCGGCAGGTCGGCACCAGGGGGCACGGGCCGTGTGAGCTTCAGCTTTGGGATGGAGGCAGAGGGCCCGCTGGGTGGCCTGTCCCGCAGCATCTCAGGGTCCTGGGGGGCACAGAAGGGCTCCAGGGAGCCGTGCACGCGGGACGGGATCTCCACCACCTCTCCCGTGCCCTGGGGCGTGCTGTAGGAGATTTTGATGGCGGGGCTCCGGGGGACCCGGGCCTGGTCCTCCTCCTTCCGCTTCTCCCTCTTGCTCCTCCTCGCGGGGGCTGAGGGCACGGTGTCACCCCTGCCACTGGGGTCCTCATGCTTGCGGAGCTCCCTGTCAGGGTCAGGGCCACTGCCCAGCCTCCTTCGTGGCCGGGGGGCGGCCGGGGGGCCTGGGCTGGCCTCCGGGGGGCTCACGGTGCTCTTGCACTTCTCACAGAGCACTCGGCGAGGCCGCAGGCAGATGGGGCTCAGGGCCAGCCGGCCGGGGTCGCGGTTACGTGACAGGCGTCTTCTTGTCCTCTTGATGGGCCGGGGTGGCGGCTGCGGTACCCACTGCCGGTAACTGTTTCTCAGCCAGAGTGGGGGCGGGAAGGGGGCGTCCTCGAAATACGGCGG includes:
- the PWWP2B gene encoding PWWP domain-containing protein 2B isoform X1, which gives rise to MEPRAGCWLPVRVEQVVNGALLVTVSCGQRSFAGILLDCTKKSGLFGLPLSTPLPQAEDTPVNGCQSPAPPEGDTEAMQLGTGPLPPPCPEPPPPLVPPLPAGNLPPFPPYFEDAPFPPPLWLRNSYRQWVPQPPPRPIKRTRRRLSRNRDPGRLALSPICLRPRRVLCEKCKSTVSPPEASPGPPAAPRPRRRLGSGPDPDRELRKHEDPSGRGDTVPSAPARRSKREKRKEEDQARVPRSPAIKISYSTPQGTGEVVEIPSRVHGSLEPFCAPQDPEMLRDRPPSGPSASIPKLKLTRPVPPGADLPPPKIRLKPHRLGAGEQEPVYRAELVEELNGHGRGPRPGSPALPASGSAPRGLADVSSASSGEDDDLKKCPQGKARHDGLALLTTCPGSRTDCASESVWSSDSLDESKSSSSEVTSLDTCDFSSGDGVSVPSSSKDVGQTVPPLTVRLHTQSVSKCITEDGRTVAVGDIVWGKIHGFPWWPARVLDISLSQKEDGEPSWQEAKVSWFGSPTTSFLSTSKLSPFSEFFKLRFNRKKKGLYRKAITEAASAAQHVAPEVRELLTQFET
- the PWWP2B gene encoding PWWP domain-containing protein 2B isoform X2, translating into MWTLSAYQTGEVVTRLHELTPAPGKPTRSGLFGLPLSTPLPQAEDTPVNGCQSPAPPEGDTEAMQLGTGPLPPPCPEPPPPLVPPLPAGNLPPFPPYFEDAPFPPPLWLRNSYRQWVPQPPPRPIKRTRRRLSRNRDPGRLALSPICLRPRRVLCEKCKSTVSPPEASPGPPAAPRPRRRLGSGPDPDRELRKHEDPSGRGDTVPSAPARRSKREKRKEEDQARVPRSPAIKISYSTPQGTGEVVEIPSRVHGSLEPFCAPQDPEMLRDRPPSGPSASIPKLKLTRPVPPGADLPPPKIRLKPHRLGAGEQEPVYRAELVEELNGHGRGPRPGSPALPASGSAPRGLADVSSASSGEDDDLKKCPQGKARHDGLALLTTCPGSRTDCASESVWSSDSLDESKSSSSEVTSLDTCDFSSGDGVSVPSSSKDVGQTVPPLTVRLHTQSVSKCITEDGRTVAVGDIVWGKIHGFPWWPARVLDISLSQKEDGEPSWQEAKVSWFGSPTTSFLSTSKLSPFSEFFKLRFNRKKKGLYRKAITEAASAAQHVAPEVRELLTQFET
- the PWWP2B gene encoding PWWP domain-containing protein 2B isoform X3, giving the protein MEPRAGCWLPVRVEQVVNGALLVTVSCGQRSFAGILLDCTKKSGLFGLPLSTPLPQAEDTPVNGCQSPAPPEGDTEAMQLGTGPLPPPCPEPPPPLVPPLPAGNLPPFPPYFEDAPFPPPLWLRNSYRQWVPQPPPRPIKRTRRRLSRNRDPGRLALSPICLRPRRVLCEKCKSTVSPPEASPGPPAAPRPRRRLGSGPDPDRELRKHEDPSGRGDTVPSAPARRSKREKRKEEDQARVPRSPAIKISYSTPQGTGEVVEIPSRVHGSLEPFCAPQDPEMLRDRPPSGPSASIPKLKLTRPVPPGADLPPPKIRLKPHRLGAGEQEPVYRAELVEELNGHGRGPRPGSPALPASGSAPRGLADVSSASSGEDDDLKKCPQGKARHDGLALLTTCPGSRTDCASESVWSSDSLDESKSSSSEVTSLDTCDFSSGDGVSVPSSSKDVGQTVPPLTVRLHTQSVSKCITEDGRTVAVGDIVWGHRP